Proteins encoded together in one Juglans regia cultivar Chandler chromosome 9, Walnut 2.0, whole genome shotgun sequence window:
- the LOC108991177 gene encoding protein FAR1-RELATED SEQUENCE 5-like: MGEEEDGMAPRPSTSNSQSLMTPQNTFGDPKDYHHNFDVNMPYPPPPSNPENFRQEFSEFPQFEENVGSTFSDVAEEMLFDMDEDLEGTTVVPEDEMRVEAPRPGMEFKSDNELTAYYKQYAKQEGFGVRTQRTKRDDDGRPVYVTIGCARGGKYVSKNINISKPRATTKTDCKAKVNATLNKNEKWVITTVENVHNHITVSPKKTRLLRSHKRLDDYSQRILDLNDRAGIRMNKNYFSLVVDAGGFENLEFQERDCRNFIDKARHLRLGKGGGEALNEYFQRMRYQNDGFVSSMDVDDEGRLRNVFWADARSRAAYEYFGDVVTFDTTYLTNRYGMPFAPFVGVNHHGQSILLGAGLLSSEDTHSFVWLFRMWLACMNGRAPKAIITDQDRAMKNAISIVFPETRHRYCLWHIMRKLPEKLGSHSHFSTGLKTSIQAALYDSQTCTEFEERWGQLLDKYDLRGNNWLESLYEERTFWVPVYLKDVFWAGMSTTQRSESMNAFFDGYVHSGTTLKEFVDQFDNALRKKVEVETTADFHSSNQTIPCVSPFNFEKQFQNVYTNAKFKEFQNELIGLMCCNCTMVSKQGCISTFDVLDEISIDDCNKIVHYTLYYNEEECELKCTCALFETRGILCRHALKVFQLSRINVLPDKYVLDRWRKDEKRRYTLIKSSYDDLRASGDARRYEMVVSRCMKLATKISPSDERVNAFLRYVDDFDSKCDDATFGSRFESTNVGPNVVTDKGKKILSPHVVRGKGRPPSKRKVPPVEKMARKRKACRKILDDETQLGDTLGSQHHQFDDGVGVGTQNSIVTQSIPSENQEVFSYWLNVSLKVGLAGTSYSLLQRLGAVLPSILLLRKEKCFPLRLMLDVDMSKVMLVGSLSL; encoded by the exons ATGGGGGAAGAGGAAGATGGAATGGCACCCAGGCCTTCGACTTCGAATTCACAATCATTAATGACGCCTCAAAATACATTTGGAGATCCAAAAGATTACCAT CATAATTTTGATGTAAATATGCCCTACCCTCCACCGCCGAGTAATCCGGAGAACTTTAGGCaagaattttctgaatttccacaatttgaagaaaatgttggaaGTACATTTTCTGATGTTGCTGAGG AAATGTTATTCGACATGGATGAAGATTTAGAGGGTACCACTGTTGTTCCGGAAGATGAGATGCGGGTTGAAGCACCAAGACCCGGTATGGAATTTAAGAGTGACAATGAGCTTACGGCCTACTATAAGCAATATGCCAAACAAGAGGGATTTGGTGTAAGGACACAGAGGACTAAGAGAGATGATGATGGAAGGCCTGTGTATGTGACTATTGGTTGTGCTCGTGGCGGAAAATACGTATCTAAGAACATTAATATCTCGAAGCCACGTGCAACAACTAAAACGGATTGTAAAGCGAAGGTAAATGCGACGTTGAACAAGAATGAGAAATGGGTTATCACCACAGTTGAAAATGTGCACAACCACATTACTGTCAGCCCCAAGAAGACAAGACTTTTGCGATCTCACAAGCGCCTAGATGACTACAGTCAAAGGATCCTCGACCTCAATGATAGAGCCGGTATTCGAATGAACaagaattatttttctcttgtcgTTGACGCGGGGGGTTTTGAGAATCTAGAATTTCAAGAGAGAGATTGTCGTAATTTCATTGACAAGGCTAGACACTTAAGATTGGGTAAAGGAGGTGGCGAAGCCCTTAATGAGTATTTCCAAAGAATGAGATATCAAAATGATGGTTTCGTTTCTTCCATGGACGTCGATGATGAGGGAAGGTTACGGAATGTGTTTTGGGCTGATGCACGGAGTCGAGCGGCCTATGAGTATTTCGGAGACGTTGTAACCTTCGATACAACGTACCTAACAAACCGGTACGGGATGCCTTTCGCTCCATTTGTTGGTGTTAACCATCATGGGCAGTCCATACTACTAGGGGCGGGGTTGCTGTCAAGCGAGGACACGCATTCCTTTGTTTGGTTGTTCCGCATGTGGTTGGCTTGCATGAATGGTCGAGCGCCTAAAGCCATCATAACCGACCAAGACCGAGCAATGAAGAACGCAATTTCGATTGTATTTCCGGAAACCCGCCATAGATATTGTCTATGGCATATAATGCGCAAACTTCCAGAGAAGTTAGGATCTCACTCCCATTTCAGCACAGGGTTGAAGACCTCCATTCAGGCTGCATTGTATGATTCACAGACCTGCACGGAATTTGAGGAGAGGTGGGGTCAACTTCTTGACAAGTATGATCTTAGAGGCAATAATTGGCTCGAGTCCTTATATGAGGAAAGGACTTTTTGGGTTCCGGTTTACTTGAAGGATGTATTTTGGGCTGGTATGAGCACGACACAACGGTCAgaaagcatgaatgcttttttcgaCGGGTATGTCCATTCCGGTACTACCTTGAAGGAATTCGTGGACCAATTTGATAATGCTCTAAGAAAGAAGGTGGAGGTAGAGACAACGGCTGATTTCCACTCCAGTAACCAAACGATCCCCTGCGTTTCCCCTTTCAACTTTGAGAAGCAGTTTCAGAATGTATACACAAATGCAAAGTTTAAAGAGTTCCAAAATGAATTGATTGGCCTAATGTGTTGTAATTGCACAATGGTAAGCAAGCAAGGGTGCATTTCTACCTTTGATGTCTTGGATGAAATCTCTATTGATGACTGCAACAAAATAGTCCACTACACACTTTATTATAATGAAGAGGAGTGCGAGTTAAAATGCACGTGTGCAttgtttgagacaaggggaatTTTATGTAGGCATGCACTTAAAGTTTTTCAGTTGTCCCGAATTAATGTGCTACCAGATAAATATGTCTTGGATCGCTGGAGGAAGGACGAGAAGAGGAGATACACATTGATTAAAAGTAGTTATGATGACTTGCGGGCCAGTGGAGATGCACGGAGGTATGAGATGGTGGTTTCAAGATGCATGAAATTGGCAACTAAAATATCCCCAAGTGATGAGCGTGTCAATGCATTTCTGCGTTATGTCGATGACTTTGATTCAAAATGTGATGATGCAACATTTGGGTCGAGATTCGAGTCAACGAATGTTGGACCTAACGTAGTCACAGATAAGGGTAAAAAGATATTAAGCCCCCACGTGGTTCGAGGGAAAGGGAGACCTCCAAGTAAGAGAAAGGTTCCGCCCGTGGAGAAGATGGCAAGAAAGAGAAAG GCTTGCAGGAAAATATTGGATGATGAAACACAATTGGGTGACACCCTGGGATCTCAACACCACCAATTTGATGATGGGGTTGGTGTTGGGACACAAAATAGCATTGTCACACAATCGATACCATCAGAAAATCAGGAGGTCTTCAGCTATTGGTTAAATGTGTCtttga AGGTTGGCCTTGCTGGAACATCATATTCATTATTGCAGAGATTGGGGGCAGTATTG CCAAGTATTTTGTTACtgagaaaagagaaatgttttccTTTGAGGCTAATGCTTGATGTTGATATGTCAAAGGTCATGCTTGTTGGTTCTTTGAGCTTATGA
- the LOC108991179 gene encoding uncharacterized protein LOC108991179 has product MHGLAAEEGKRSRHVWTIPTRSIVAATADGSSSSTLSSANSFSKDGRKISVGETALFKPAQDSPPFVGLIHWLTVSKENKITLGVNWLYRPAEVKLGKGVLLEAAPNEIFYSFHKDEISAESLLHPCKVAFLRKGVELPSGVSSFVCRRVYDITNKRIWWLTDQDFMNEQQEEIDQLLYKTRIRMHATLQPGGRSPKPMSGPTSTSQLKAGSDSVQNSASSLPSQVKGKKRERADQGSEPVKRERTTKTDDGDSGLSRVESNLKSEILKITEKGGLIDSEGVERLVQLMLPERNEKKIDLNGRSMLAGVIAATDKFDCLGQFVQLKGVPVFDEWLQEVHKGKIGDGEKNVEEFLLVLLRALDKLPVNLHALQMCNIGKSVNHLRTHKNLEIQKKARSLVDTWKRRVEAEMNINDSKSGSNQAVPWSSRLRLPEVSHGGNRHSGTSTEAVIKSSVTQLSASKTASVKLIQGESVTRSPSASASPGSMKSVPSPAPANTNVRDGQIQNAAGGTSDLPLTTVRDEKSSSSSQSHNSQSCSSDHAKTGGLSVKEDARSSSAGSMNGNKVSGGSSRHRKSVNGFPGSAASGVQREITSSKSSLHKNSASEKLIQSEKTLDGPVSEANSLKLIVKISNRGRSPAQSASGGSVEDPSIMNSRASSPVLSEKHDQFDRTLKEKSDTYRANVTSDVNTESWQSNDFKDVLTGSDDGDGSPVAITDEERCRTGEDSKKIAKAKAASSSSGNGLESANLQDASLRSINALIDSCVKYSETNASMSIGDDVGMNLLASVAAGEMSKSDLVSPINSPLRNTPTVEHCCTDSDPKVKVKSSLVDDFTREESQSHDGADEDHEKQGVISTNLRPKVGEDSSVDLVSEEKPMGEYPGYLTSSGRDLQQTAKACVESDGKSAEIKVATSMASSTASTVEKTMNIEGSQPPQEKKMDGAVSMGATPDVKEKASCSLLKEDDGKDEIVSLKVEMKAVEGLGDAVQTEQKPSASMMHSDDVKGSNQEVVLPSGGGKDVLSENVSKLKAENIEETDVRGFVSQIDDRRNEQDSNAFSSPENRISVGLAPILSDRDGEHVEENLESKDDLALRGRAAPHTVSSALAVQETEQPESSRRSKLIGTETEDAEECISTSAHAASIPVSGVSDMDAKVEFDLNEGFSVDDGKFGEHNNLAAPGCSAAVRLVSPLPFSLPSVSSGLPASITITAAAKGPFVPPDDLLKSKGELGWKGSAATSAFRPAEPRKPLEMSLGTANIPLPDATAGKQSRLPLDIDLNVPDERFLEDLVSRNCTQEPGTLSGPMNSRELAREQQIGSNLLRGSGGLGLDLNLVDDASDMGNYATSSNTRRVDVPLLPRKSTSSSALNGAMSGRRDFDLNNGPVVDEVCAEPSQFSQQARSSLPSQPPLSGLRMNNTEMGNFAPWFPSGSTYSAIAIPSIMPDRGEQPFPIVAPGGPQRMLGPTGSSSPFSPDVYRGPVLSSATAVPFPSSPFPYPVFPFGTSFPLPSATFSGGSTTYVDSPSGGKVCFPTVRTQFLGPAGAVSSQFPRPFVVSFPDGNINGSGESSRKWGRHGLDLNAGPGGLDVDGRDEPSLPLRHLSVSGSQALADEQARMIQMAGGVSKRKEPEGGWDGYKQSSWQ; this is encoded by the exons ATGCATGGGCTGGCTGCTGAGGAAGGGAAACGGAGTCGGCACGTGTGGACAATCCCCACGCGTTCGATCGTAGCTGCCACGGCGGATGGTTCTTCTTCCTCGACTTTGTCTTCAGCTAATTCTTTTTCCAAG GATGGGCGCAAGATCAGTGTTGGTGAGACTGCTCTTTTCAAACCAGCTCAGGATTCCCCACCTTTTGTTGGACTAATTCATTGGTTGACCGTGAGTAAAGAGAATAAGATAACATTAGGTGTGAATTGGCTCTATCGGCCTGCTGAAGTAAAGCTTGGCAAAGGCGTGCTGTTAGAAGCTGCGCCAAACGAAATCTTTTACTCCTTTCATAAGGATGAGATTTCTGCCGAATCGTTACTGCATCCTTGTAAAGTTGCTTTCCTTCGTAAAGGTGTTGAACTTCCATCAGGGGTTTCTTCATTCGTGTGTCGACGGGTTTATGACATTACGAACAAGCGTATATGGTGGCTAACGGATCAAGATTTTATGAAT GAGCAACAGGAAGAGATAGATCAGCTGTTATATAAGACTCGGATACGAATGCATGCAACATTGCAGCCAGGTGGCAGATCTCCAAAGCCAATGAGTGGTCCAACATCAACATCGCAGTTGAAAGCTGGTTCCGATAGTGTACAGAATAGTGCCTCTTCCCTTCCTTCTCAAGTTAAGGGAAAGAAAAGGGAGCGTGCAGATCAGGGATCTGAGCCTGTCAAACGAGAGCGTACTACGAAGACTGATGATGGGGATTCTGGTCTTAGCAGAGTAGAAAGCAatttaaaatctgaaattttaaaaattacagaAAAAGGAGGTCTTATAGACTCTGAAGGGGTTGAGAGATTGGTGCAACTCATGCTGCctgaaagaaatgagaaaaaaatagatttaaatggGCGGTCAATGCTTGCTGGTGTTATAGCAGCCACAGATAAGTTTGATTGCCTTGGTCAGTTTGTGCAGCTCAAGGGTGTGCCTGTATTTGATGAATGGCTCCAAGAAGTCCATAAAGGAAAGATTGGCGAtggtgaaaaaaatgttgaggaGTTTCTCTTGGTTTTGCTTCGGGCTCTTGATAAGCTGCCTGTAAATCTTCATGCCTTACAAATGTGCAACATTGGAAAGTCTGTGAATCATTTACGCACTCATAAGAACTTGGAAATCCAGAAGAAAGCAAGGAGTTTAGTTGACACATGGAAAAGACGGGTTGAGGCCGAAATGAACATCAATGATTCAAAGTCTGGTTCAAATCAGGCTGTTCCCTGGTCTTCAAGACTGCGCCTTCCTGAAGTTTCACATGGTGGTAACAGACACTCTGGCACATCCACTGAAGCTGTAATAAAGAGCTCAGTTACACAGCTCTCTGCATCTAAAACTGCCTCGGTTAAGCTTATCCAGGGGGAGAGTGTTACCAGGTCTCCATCTGCATCTGCATCTCCAGGTTCTATGAAATCGGTGCCATCTCCTGCACCAGCAAATACTAATGTAAGAGATGGTCAGATTCAAAATGCTGCCGGTGGCACCTCTGATCTCCCTCTGACAACAGTGAGGGATGAGAAAAGCAGCAGTTCTAGTCAATCTCACAACAGTCAATCATGTTCTAGTGATCATGCTAAAACAGGGGGACTTTCGGTGAAGGAGGATGCAAGGAGCTCTAGTGCTGGCTCAATGAATGGAAATAAGGTCTCAGGTGGTTCTTCACGGCATCGGAAATCGGTCAATGGATTTCCTGGCTCAGCTGCATCTGGAGTTCAAAGGGAAATCACTTCAAGCAAAAGTTCCTTGCACAAAAATTCAGCTTCAGAGAAACTAATACAGTCTGAAAAGACACTTGATGGGCCCGTCTCTGAGGCTAATAGTCTCAAATTGATTGTGAAGATTTCAAATCGAGGCCGTAGTCCAGCACAAAGTGCCAGTGGAGGATCAGTTGAAGACCCTTCAATCATGAATAGCAGAGCTTCTTCCCCCGTGCTCTCTGAGAAACATGATCAGTTTGATCGTACTCTCAAAGAGAAGAGTGATACATATCGAGCTAATGTAACTTCAGATGTGAATACTGAATCCTGGCAAAGTAATGATTTCAAGGATGTACTGACTGGGTCTGATGATGGTGATGGATCCCCTGTAGCCATTACTGATGAAGAACGTTGCAGAACTGGTGAAGACagtaaaaaaattgcaaaagcTAAAGCTGCTTCCTCATCATCAGGGAATGGACTTGAATCAGCGAATTTGCAGGATGCTTCTTTGCGCTCTATAAATGCTTTAATTGATAGTTGTGTAAAGTACTCTGAAACTAATGCATCTATGTCCATTGGGGATGATGTTGGAATGAACCTCCTTGCCAGTGTGGCAGCTGGTGAGATGTCCAAGTCAGATTTGGTTTCACCCATCAATTCTCCACTAAGAAACACACCTACAGTTGAGCACTGCTGCACAGACAGTGATCCCAAAGTTAAAGTTAAATCATCTTTGGTAGATGACTTTACTAGAGAAGAAAGTCAGTCTCATGATGGTGCTGATGAAGATCATGAGAAGCAGGGTGTTATTTCCACTAATCTTAGACCTAAAGTTGGAGAAGATAGTTCTGTCGATTTGGTTTCCGAGGAGAAACCAATGGGAGAGTACCCTGGATATTTAACTTCTTCTGGTAGGGATTTACAACAAACTGCAAAGGCATGTGTAGAGAGTGATGGAAAATCTGCTGAAATAAAAGTAGCTACATCAATGGCTTCCTCCACTGCAAGCACTGTAGAGAAAACTATGAATATTGAAGGAAGCCAACCACCTCAGGAGAAAAAGATGGATGGTGCGGTGAGTATGGGTGCCACTCCAGATGTTAAAGAAAAAGCAAGTTGCTCTTTGCTGAAAGAAGATGATGGCAAGGATGAAATTGTAAGTCTTAAGGTTGAGATGAAAGCCGTTGAAGGGTTGGGTGATGCTGTGCAGACTGAGCAGAAGCCTTCTGCATCCATGATGCATTCTGATGATGTGAAAGGAAGCAATCAAGAAGTGGTGCTTCCTTCTGGTGGTGGGAAAGATGTGCTGTCAGAAAATGTCAGTAAACTGAAGGCTGAAAATATTGAGGAAACAGATGTGAGGGGTTTTGTGAGTCAGATTGACGATCGTAGAAATGAGCAGGACAGTAATGCTTTTTCAAGTCCAGAGAATCGAATTTCAGTCGGTTTGGCTCCCATTCTTTCTGATCGTGATGGTGAACACGTGGAGGAAAATTTGGAAAGCAAGGATGACCTTGCACTACGAGGTAGAGCCGCTCCTCACACGGTTTCATCTGCACTCGCTGTGCAAGAAACAGAACAGCCTGAGAGCTCTAGGAGATCCAAGTTGATTGGCACAGAAACAGAGGATGCGGAGGAATGTATATCAACCAGTGCCCATGCTGCTTCTATTCCTGTTTCTGGGGTGTCAGACATGGATGCAAAAGTAGAATTTGATTTGAATGAAGGCTTTAGTGTGGATGATGGAAAATTTGGGGAACATAATAACTTGGCTGCACCTGGATGTTCTGCTGCTGTTCGTTTGGTTAGCCCATTAcctttttctcttccttctgTGTCTAGTGGCCTTCCTGCTTCAATTACCATCACAGCTGCTGCAAAGGGTCCCTTTGTTCCCCCTGATGACCTACTGAAGAGTAAAGGGGAACTTGGTTGGAAGGGATCAGCAGCCACCAGTGCCTTTCGACCAGCTGAACCCAGGAAACCTCTGGAAATGTCACTGGGAACTGCAAACATTCCTCTTCCTGATGCCACAGCTGGCAAGCAGAGTCGCCTTCCATTGGATATTGACTTGAATGTACCAGATGAGAGATTCCTTGAGGATCTCGTTTCACGAAATTGCACTCAGGAGCCTGGTACTTTATCTGGGCCTATGAATAGTCGTGAACTGGCACGTGAACAACAGATAGGTTCCAATCTTCTCCGTGGTTCTGGAGGACTTGGTCTTGATTTGAACCTAGTTGATGATGCTTCTGATATGGGGAATTACGCAACAAGCAGCAATACTCGTAGGGTAGATGTCCCACTTTTGCCGAGAAAATCAACATCCAGCAGTGCACTTAATGGTGCAATGAGTGGTCGCAGGGACTTTGATTTGAACAATGGACCTGTAGTTGATGAGGTGTGTGCTGAACCCTCGCAGTTTAGCCAGCAAGCAAGGAGCAGTCTGCCATCCCAACCGCCTCTTTCTGGCCTCAGAATGAACAATACAGAAATGGGAAACTTCGCACCTTGGTTTCCTTCAGGAAGCACATATTCTGCTATTGCTATTCCGTCAATTATGCCTGATAGAGGGGAGCAACCTTTCCCAATTGTCGCACCTGGTGGGCCGCAAAGGATGTTGGGTCCCACTGGTAGCAGCAGTCCATTTAGTCCTGATGTATACAGGGGGCCAGTGTTATCATCCGCTACTGCAGTGCCCTTCCCCTCCAGTCCATTTCCATACCCTGTCTTTCCTTTTGGTACCAGCTTTCCACTGCCATCAGCCACTTTTTCAGGTGGTTCAACAACATATGTGGACTCACCATCTGGAGGGAAGGTTTGCTTTCCTACAGTCCGTACACAGTTTTTAGGACCTGCTGGTGCTGTTTCATCCCAATTTCCTAGGCCTTTTGTTGTAAGCTTCCCTGATGGTAACATTAATGGTAGTGGTGAGAGCAGTAGGAAATGGGGAAGACATGGCTTAGACCTTAATGCTGGGCCTGGTGGCCTAGATGTGGATGGGAGAGATGAGCCATCTCTTCCACTGAGGCATCTATCTGTTTCTGGTTCACAAGCTCTAGCAGACGAACAAGCAAGGATGATCCAGATGGCAGGTGGTGTTTCGAAGAGAAAGGAACCCGAGGGAGGTTGGGATGGATACAAGCAATCCTCGTGGCAGTAG
- the LOC108991178 gene encoding uncharacterized protein LOC108991178, with the protein MITIMFLSRVFGRTPFAAAKSEVSAATAASAARNPLKEFFEADRSTDDDKQVVYCLCWKVSKLRLKSWDDLHKLWYVLLKEKNMLMTQCQMRSFGIGMRAALLHSQNLGFPNPEWFPRYNSITLFLPRYVCNSCHVLLLKCLANCARIYEDLQKISIELFKCQCGDSWLLIKYKIQKRKSIGGIKQVLTERAIEEPDPRRSAEMKRMINAL; encoded by the exons ATGATTACTATCATGTTTTTGTCAAGAGTTTTTGGGAGAACGCCATTTGCTGCAGCTAAATCCGAAGTATCTGCTGCGACAGCTGCTTCTGCAGCGAGAAACCCTCTGAAAGAGTTCTTTGAGGCAGATAGAAGCACAGATGATGACAAACAGGTTGTCTATT GTCTATGTTGGAAGGTTTCCAAACTACGACTGAAGTCATGGGATGATCTTCATAAGCTATGGTATGTTTTATTAAAGGAGAAAAACATGCTGATGACTCAATGCCAGATGAGGTCCTTCGGGATAGGTATGAGAGCTGCTTTGCTTCACTCACAGAATCTAGGGTTTCCTAATCCGGAGTGGTTCCCAAGGTATAACTCCATTACTTTGTTTCTACCTAGATACGTGTGCAATTCTTGTCATGTCTTGCTCCTCAAATGCTTGGCTAACTGTGCAAG GATTTACGAAGACCTTCAGAAAATATCGATTGAATTGTTTAAGTGTCAG TGTGGCGATTCTTGGTTGttgatcaaatataaaattcagaAGAGGAAGTCAATTGGTGGTATCAAGCAAGTACTCACTGAAAGAGCAATTGAAGAACCAGATCCCAGGAGATCTGCTGAGATGAAGAGGATGATAAATGCTCTGTGA